One window of Microbacterium sp. 1S1 genomic DNA carries:
- a CDS encoding M23 family metallopeptidase, translating into MRPTAADLASASAADDCGCAPKPAERDRLWKRPINRRGVFELGALSVVALAAFGVGSGVSIAHAATYPSWDDVQRAKGNEAAKGVEVQRIQGLIQSLTQKVADTEAAALLASDEFYAAQQQYFEAIRVADDLQAQADEQTLIAEEASRKAGQLAAQLYRNGGDDTTLQLFFAGSAAESDELLSRLGTLDKFMQHNRAVYDEAISSKNAAQSLTDQAVVARDERDRLQQVAEQKMTAAQEAADAAQAALDEQTTYLETLKAQLAALQDTTAQTVAAYQAGVAARAAEEKARREREAAEAAANSGGNGGRRGQAGSGGWVRPHGGARSSSYGPRTPICGPQGCSSSYHYGADLANGCGAAIYAANSGTVDYAGANGNYGNYVRIQHGGGVSSGYAHIKPGGIAVRRGQWVESGQVIAYAGNTGRSFGCHLHFEVYLNGGYTNPVRFMEDRGVYV; encoded by the coding sequence ATACGCCCGACAGCCGCTGATCTCGCTTCCGCGTCGGCTGCTGATGACTGCGGCTGTGCCCCGAAACCCGCCGAGAGGGATCGACTGTGGAAGCGCCCAATCAATCGCCGCGGCGTCTTCGAGCTCGGCGCCTTGAGCGTGGTGGCGCTCGCAGCGTTCGGGGTCGGATCCGGCGTTTCCATCGCACATGCCGCAACGTACCCGTCGTGGGACGACGTTCAGCGCGCCAAGGGCAACGAGGCAGCGAAGGGTGTCGAAGTTCAACGCATCCAAGGCCTCATTCAGTCGCTGACGCAGAAGGTCGCTGACACCGAGGCCGCAGCACTGCTCGCATCCGACGAGTTCTACGCAGCGCAGCAACAGTACTTCGAGGCGATCCGGGTCGCAGACGACCTGCAGGCGCAAGCCGACGAACAGACCCTCATCGCTGAGGAGGCGTCGAGGAAAGCCGGACAGCTGGCGGCGCAGCTCTATCGCAACGGTGGCGACGACACCACGCTGCAGCTGTTCTTCGCAGGCTCTGCAGCCGAATCGGATGAGCTGCTGTCGCGATTGGGAACGCTCGACAAGTTCATGCAGCACAACCGCGCGGTCTACGACGAAGCAATCTCGTCGAAGAACGCGGCACAGTCGCTCACAGATCAGGCGGTCGTCGCTCGAGACGAGCGCGACCGACTGCAGCAGGTCGCGGAGCAGAAGATGACAGCAGCGCAGGAAGCCGCAGACGCCGCACAGGCTGCGCTCGACGAGCAGACCACCTACCTCGAGACGCTGAAGGCACAGCTCGCGGCGCTTCAGGACACGACCGCGCAAACGGTTGCCGCTTACCAGGCCGGCGTCGCAGCGCGTGCCGCGGAGGAGAAGGCTCGTCGGGAGAGAGAAGCCGCCGAAGCCGCGGCGAACAGCGGCGGCAACGGGGGGCGGAGGGGCCAGGCCGGTAGCGGAGGGTGGGTTCGACCGCACGGTGGCGCACGCAGCTCGAGCTACGGTCCACGGACCCCGATCTGCGGGCCCCAGGGCTGCTCATCGAGCTACCACTACGGCGCAGACCTGGCGAACGGATGCGGTGCGGCGATCTACGCCGCGAACTCGGGAACAGTCGACTATGCCGGAGCCAACGGGAACTACGGCAACTACGTCCGTATTCAGCACGGTGGCGGCGTGAGCTCGGGCTATGCACACATCAAGCCGGGCGGAATCGCCGTTCGTCGCGGTCAGTGGGTCGAGTCGGGACAGGTCATCGCATACGCGGGCAACACCGGGCGATCCTTCGGGTGCCATCTGCACTTCGAGGTGTACCTCAACGGTGGCTACACCAACCCGGTGCGTTTCATGGAGGACCGCGGCGTCTACGTGTGA
- a CDS encoding ArsR/SmtB family transcription factor → MHFDAATMLPSSAAVRLAEVMHGLSSPVRLRILTALRQSSLTVTQLCEAVGAGQTAVSNHLRLMRELGLVSGNRDGRNVRYDLYDDHVMALLDGVLGHVAYLPTGVETSPQDK, encoded by the coding sequence ATGCACTTCGATGCGGCGACGATGTTGCCGTCGAGCGCAGCCGTTCGGCTGGCGGAAGTCATGCACGGCCTCTCCTCTCCGGTGCGGCTGCGGATCCTCACCGCGCTGCGACAATCGTCGCTGACCGTCACCCAGCTCTGCGAAGCTGTGGGAGCTGGTCAGACAGCCGTGTCGAACCACCTACGGCTGATGCGCGAGCTCGGCCTCGTGTCAGGAAATCGCGACGGGCGCAACGTCCGCTACGACTTGTACGACGACCACGTCATGGCTCTGCTTGATGGCGTGCTTGGCCACGTGGCGTACCTCCCGACCGGTGTCGAGACCAGTCCACAGGACAAGTAG
- a CDS encoding antitoxin VbhA family protein yields the protein MGNDDHVRTREERLNGVLEAFHSCRLDGLAPTRDAIRDAWNYIEGRRTLDEIIEDVRRRHTRKPEKEP from the coding sequence TTGGGTAACGATGACCACGTCCGTACGCGAGAGGAGCGGCTGAACGGAGTCCTCGAAGCGTTCCACTCCTGCCGCCTCGACGGCCTCGCTCCGACACGTGATGCGATCCGCGACGCCTGGAACTACATCGAGGGCCGCCGCACCCTCGACGAGATCATCGAAGACGTTCGTCGCCGCCACACCCGGAAACCCGAGAAGGAGCCGTGA
- a CDS encoding metallophosphoesterase, with protein MRALERASTIDLPDQRVAVCGDWHGNVGWVRTLSRILPALAPDVTTILQLGDWWIDPDAVDEALADTNIDRIYVTLGNHEPWSDVTPLLDEQPSSAVRVSKLTWLLARPARLTIGGRSVLSLGGAASVDRLWRREGAGWWPDERIDDSHVAAAIAGGPADLMLTHESPARTPVRAVQEVLRSNPMGFPDETLAESAQSRERVAKVWDAIRPGLLMHGHMHVAGGGATDDGRRVASFGRDTMQGSLAFLDLRTLRLEVPTVQQMREAAFPVG; from the coding sequence GTGAGAGCACTTGAACGCGCGTCGACCATCGATCTCCCGGATCAGCGCGTGGCGGTGTGCGGGGACTGGCACGGCAACGTCGGCTGGGTCAGGACGCTCTCTCGTATCCTGCCGGCGCTGGCACCGGACGTGACGACGATCCTGCAGCTCGGTGACTGGTGGATCGATCCCGATGCCGTCGATGAGGCACTCGCTGACACGAACATCGACCGCATCTATGTGACGCTCGGCAACCACGAACCGTGGTCGGACGTCACGCCGCTCCTCGACGAGCAGCCTAGTTCAGCCGTCCGAGTCTCGAAGCTCACCTGGCTCCTGGCAAGGCCCGCCAGGCTCACCATTGGCGGACGGTCGGTGCTGTCGCTCGGCGGTGCAGCCTCCGTCGACAGGCTTTGGCGACGAGAAGGCGCCGGATGGTGGCCCGATGAGCGCATCGATGACTCTCATGTGGCCGCGGCCATCGCTGGTGGTCCCGCTGATCTGATGCTGACGCACGAGTCCCCTGCCCGCACGCCCGTTCGCGCCGTACAAGAGGTGCTGCGGTCCAACCCGATGGGATTCCCTGACGAAACGCTCGCAGAGTCCGCACAGTCACGCGAGCGGGTTGCCAAAGTCTGGGACGCCATCCGACCAGGACTGCTGATGCATGGTCATATGCATGTTGCTGGCGGCGGCGCGACCGACGACGGGCGCCGCGTGGCGAGCTTCGGACGAGACACGATGCAGGGCAGCCTCGCGTTCCTCGACCTGCGGACGCTGCGCCTAGAGGTCCCCACGGTCCAGCAGATGAGAGAGGCGGCATTCCCCGTTGGGTAA
- a CDS encoding helix-turn-helix domain-containing protein — translation MSADDEWQKFAAELGLQIRRLRVSKGLSQEAVAFRAGLARFTYQRYERGEAQSGAPSNPTLRTLLALAQIFEVSLQELVPANHPDVTAR, via the coding sequence GTGAGTGCTGACGACGAGTGGCAGAAGTTCGCCGCAGAGCTTGGTCTTCAGATCCGTCGTCTGCGCGTCTCGAAAGGCTTGTCGCAAGAAGCGGTCGCCTTTCGTGCGGGTCTAGCTAGATTCACGTATCAGCGCTACGAGCGTGGCGAAGCGCAGTCCGGTGCGCCCTCAAACCCCACGTTGCGAACGCTCCTAGCCTTGGCGCAGATCTTTGAGGTGTCGCTTCAGGAGTTGGTGCCGGCGAACCACCCGGACGTGACGGCTCGCTGA
- a CDS encoding serine/threonine protein kinase translates to MSSQIAVLGAGDVDFRFLEVRFSGPAGARDAFERLVADIVGIVHPDVQEIQANPGDWGIDAFVGDLGEAGEVHVWQSKYFINGFGPSQQSEVRESYKSAQKAAHEHGYRIASWTLCVPCELDGPMLKWWNGWKKRTAKVDDLTIELESGGRLRRRLQATAGEDVRRFYFSPVFAVPERSEDEVERGLEELVDESKYDGALFVRQLDEAGLPETRSAREAFFNAEILEREVTDKGLSTEVSALSTWRVAVSSTWSVAFNTACQTSPERRFPRLYGEVLAGIEASHVREAASLRAHVIHGVGLLHQAVDNGRAGWVRDWREVAQDHRSRTSLSKPATGREVDDETENTDD, encoded by the coding sequence GTGTCAAGTCAGATTGCGGTGCTCGGAGCCGGCGACGTCGATTTCCGGTTCCTTGAGGTTCGGTTCTCGGGCCCGGCCGGCGCTCGCGACGCGTTCGAACGACTCGTTGCGGACATCGTGGGCATCGTTCATCCCGACGTTCAAGAGATCCAGGCGAATCCGGGCGACTGGGGCATCGACGCCTTCGTAGGGGACTTGGGCGAGGCTGGTGAAGTTCACGTCTGGCAGTCGAAGTACTTCATCAACGGTTTCGGACCATCGCAGCAGAGTGAAGTGCGGGAGTCGTACAAGTCCGCGCAAAAGGCAGCACACGAGCATGGCTACAGGATTGCGTCGTGGACTCTGTGCGTCCCGTGCGAACTCGACGGTCCAATGCTCAAGTGGTGGAACGGGTGGAAGAAGCGCACGGCGAAAGTGGATGACCTAACCATCGAACTGGAGTCGGGCGGGCGCCTCCGGCGGCGACTCCAGGCCACTGCTGGTGAGGACGTGCGCCGGTTCTACTTCTCTCCTGTCTTTGCGGTGCCCGAACGCTCCGAGGACGAAGTGGAACGCGGGCTCGAGGAACTTGTCGATGAGTCGAAGTATGACGGCGCCCTCTTCGTGCGCCAGTTGGATGAAGCCGGGCTACCTGAAACCCGCTCAGCGAGGGAAGCGTTCTTCAACGCTGAAATCCTCGAACGCGAGGTCACAGACAAGGGTCTTTCGACCGAAGTCTCCGCCCTATCGACGTGGCGAGTTGCCGTGTCGTCGACGTGGTCGGTCGCATTCAACACTGCATGTCAGACGTCGCCCGAGCGACGGTTTCCTCGGCTGTATGGAGAAGTGCTTGCCGGGATCGAAGCCAGTCATGTGCGCGAAGCGGCGAGCCTGCGCGCACATGTGATTCACGGCGTTGGCCTGCTTCATCAGGCTGTGGACAACGGACGCGCTGGATGGGTTCGGGATTGGCGAGAAGTCGCGCAGGACCACCGATCTCGCACCTCCCTGTCGAAGCCAGCGACCGGGCGCGAAGTCGATGATGAGACGGAGAACACTGATGACTAG
- a CDS encoding recombinase family protein, whose product MSSLTFAYARISTTGQRHDSQRSVLDTAGYDRLYEDTCSGTVDPMERPGFTRLVDAARPGDELLIFRLDRLGRSAASVLRTVELLDERGITLRSLSDGISTSGPSGKLVLTIMAGVASLERSVIAERSREGIAAARARGQHLGRPSSLTPDQQALARQLRASGESYNAIARALGTSKTTVIRVTRGD is encoded by the coding sequence ATGAGCTCCCTCACCTTCGCCTACGCCCGAATCTCCACAACTGGCCAGCGCCACGACTCTCAGCGCTCCGTCCTCGACACTGCAGGGTACGACCGCTTGTACGAAGACACATGCAGCGGCACCGTCGATCCGATGGAGCGTCCAGGGTTCACTCGACTCGTCGACGCTGCGAGGCCCGGCGACGAGCTTCTGATCTTTCGACTCGACCGTCTAGGACGTTCCGCCGCCAGCGTGCTGCGGACTGTCGAATTGCTAGACGAGCGAGGAATCACCCTTCGTTCTCTCTCCGACGGGATCTCCACGTCGGGCCCGTCCGGGAAGCTCGTGCTGACCATCATGGCTGGGGTGGCAAGCCTCGAGCGCTCCGTTATCGCGGAACGCTCGAGGGAAGGTATTGCCGCGGCGCGTGCTCGGGGTCAGCACCTCGGGCGTCCCAGCTCCCTTACTCCGGACCAGCAGGCACTCGCCAGACAACTCCGTGCCAGCGGGGAATCGTACAACGCCATCGCACGCGCGCTCGGCACGTCCAAGACAACGGTGATCCGAGTGACTCGAGGAGACTGA
- a CDS encoding SIR2 family protein, with translation MSTHEPESESDGLDALAPTELRTPRRPVYVLGAGFSRAISDLMPLTDDLGNALRERLGLNWSMGQQVSFEERLTVLSTALPFLQAHENTRRRAEAEALTAAIADVLDGFLETVTGSAPPLWLLQLVAIWHAEQAVVITFNYDTLVESAFGALGVVKPHYDNGVSYELDGKQIVYPAPRSSGSGGWQDAIAADDSSFQLLKLHGSLSWYWSSGDGSTVVQDRALPTFGRATSTTPELSGIKTLDRFLIPPVLSKDSYYNVNIAHMLWRTAHDAVANASRLTILGYSLPAGDRITAELLRMTPKGTPVDIVNRDIGEPQAATSPLGRATTLGFQVNKTWNGDRAIPAYVRDRLLQRYPGVFDALADYEDEPLIASVSLRGTRDEPATFMLRSVEEGNNGVDIDLVAVGNASTPPHVTVGARMPSFAGADDFHTAKTLKKVVSKSPFRVNLAGRMFVAIGAKGVRIGRWEAVELQLAPAE, from the coding sequence ATGAGCACCCATGAACCGGAATCCGAGTCCGACGGTCTCGATGCGCTGGCCCCCACGGAGCTTCGCACCCCGCGGCGACCGGTGTACGTTCTCGGTGCGGGATTCTCGCGAGCAATCAGTGACCTGATGCCCCTCACCGACGACCTCGGGAATGCCCTCCGTGAGCGCCTCGGCCTCAACTGGTCGATGGGGCAGCAGGTCTCATTCGAGGAACGCCTCACGGTGCTGTCTACCGCGTTGCCCTTTCTTCAGGCCCACGAGAACACTCGCCGACGCGCGGAAGCTGAGGCACTGACGGCAGCAATCGCTGACGTTCTGGATGGATTTCTAGAGACGGTGACGGGCTCCGCCCCACCGCTCTGGCTTCTGCAGCTGGTCGCTATCTGGCATGCGGAGCAAGCGGTCGTTATCACCTTCAACTACGACACGCTCGTAGAAAGTGCGTTCGGTGCGCTAGGCGTCGTGAAGCCTCACTACGACAACGGTGTCTCTTACGAGTTGGACGGGAAGCAGATCGTCTACCCCGCGCCTAGGTCGAGCGGATCGGGCGGCTGGCAAGATGCGATAGCTGCCGACGACAGCTCATTCCAGCTGCTCAAGCTCCACGGATCACTTTCCTGGTACTGGTCTTCAGGCGACGGATCCACGGTCGTCCAGGATCGCGCCCTACCGACCTTCGGTCGGGCAACGAGCACCACTCCGGAATTGTCCGGCATCAAGACGTTGGATCGATTCCTGATTCCTCCGGTGCTCAGCAAAGACAGCTACTACAACGTGAACATCGCGCACATGCTGTGGCGGACCGCTCACGACGCGGTCGCCAATGCATCCCGATTGACGATCCTCGGGTATTCATTGCCGGCGGGAGACCGCATCACTGCGGAACTTCTCCGGATGACGCCGAAGGGCACTCCGGTTGACATCGTCAATCGAGACATAGGAGAGCCCCAGGCCGCAACTTCGCCCCTGGGCCGTGCGACAACGCTCGGGTTCCAGGTCAACAAGACCTGGAACGGAGATCGAGCCATTCCTGCTTACGTCCGGGACCGTTTGTTGCAGCGCTACCCGGGCGTTTTCGACGCCCTCGCCGACTATGAAGACGAACCCCTCATCGCGAGCGTCAGTCTTCGCGGAACGAGAGATGAGCCGGCCACGTTCATGCTGCGCTCTGTCGAGGAGGGGAACAACGGCGTGGACATCGATCTTGTCGCTGTGGGTAACGCCTCCACCCCTCCCCATGTCACTGTCGGAGCGCGAATGCCGTCCTTCGCCGGTGCTGACGACTTCCATACAGCGAAGACCCTGAAGAAGGTCGTCAGTAAGTCGCCGTTTCGCGTGAACCTCGCTGGCCGGATGTTCGTGGCCATCGGAGCCAAAGGTGTGCGGATCGGTAGATGGGAAGCGGTTGAGCTCCAACTGGCACCCGCCGAGTAA
- a CDS encoding heme biosynthesis protein HemY: MNDGVRWGQSTAGVLVIQGLIGPVMGAVVGAVVALSLTKPERVDWGLIFLVAFIVALVLFVVLSLALGRLRRVVWGAVRMALAWVGGLRINTRKGRSRLREAGYAARSREVEDERRLSPRPRWRVTYEPGEDWIYLHNSGYWVSDVVVRADPDLFEFADGARQGGIQGRLGGDGAGNPTGRPIQGRPTKRGEREGVTFTVSWTDQNGDAQPTGDRDDLPSTATLPSRALQPVVQPTWQIGLPRQSPGKDVLMLANGAQEFEAKNLVIDADPIYFTFVLKRELGDLEGIGGMRFVGRPTEAGRTFGVVFTVTYQDVNDEERTDYVPVEPSMNWGS, translated from the coding sequence ATGAACGACGGGGTGCGATGGGGACAGTCGACGGCTGGGGTCCTGGTGATCCAGGGACTGATTGGTCCAGTGATGGGGGCAGTCGTCGGCGCGGTGGTGGCCCTGTCGCTCACCAAGCCTGAGAGAGTCGACTGGGGCCTCATCTTCTTGGTCGCGTTCATCGTGGCGCTTGTTCTCTTCGTCGTGCTCTCCCTCGCGCTTGGGCGCCTCCGACGCGTTGTGTGGGGAGCTGTCCGCATGGCCCTGGCGTGGGTCGGTGGTCTGAGAATCAATACCCGCAAGGGCCGTAGTCGCCTCCGAGAGGCAGGGTATGCCGCGCGAAGCCGAGAGGTTGAGGACGAGCGGAGGCTATCACCACGCCCGCGCTGGCGCGTTACATACGAACCTGGCGAGGATTGGATTTACCTTCACAACTCGGGCTACTGGGTTAGCGACGTAGTAGTGCGCGCCGATCCGGACCTGTTCGAGTTCGCTGACGGTGCTAGGCAGGGTGGTATTCAGGGGCGTCTCGGGGGCGACGGAGCCGGCAATCCGACCGGCAGACCGATACAGGGCCGCCCCACCAAGCGTGGCGAGCGCGAGGGAGTCACGTTCACCGTGTCCTGGACTGACCAGAACGGGGACGCGCAACCCACAGGAGATCGCGACGACCTGCCCTCGACAGCAACGCTCCCGAGTAGGGCGCTCCAGCCGGTTGTGCAACCCACGTGGCAGATCGGTCTTCCGAGGCAGAGCCCTGGCAAAGATGTCCTCATGCTCGCCAACGGCGCTCAGGAATTTGAAGCGAAGAACCTGGTCATCGACGCGGACCCGATCTACTTCACCTTCGTCTTGAAGCGGGAGCTGGGTGACCTGGAGGGTATCGGTGGCATGCGCTTCGTCGGCCGCCCGACAGAGGCTGGCAGAACGTTCGGGGTGGTCTTCACGGTTACCTATCAAGATGTCAACGATGAAGAACGCACCGACTATGTCCCCGTTGAGCCAAGCATGAACTGGGGGTCTTGA
- a CDS encoding recombinase family protein, whose translation MARASLRVTEPMSSTRALGYVRLSRDTEASTSPERQRKDIRRQIDARGWDFVDIIEDIDQSATRKRLDRPGIHEMRRRISAGEADVVVVSRLDRMARSVADISQLLDEGLVIVSATENFDASTATGKAMVQMAQVFAELEATAIGERVRSMRRHLPTVGRWPGGPPPYGFTTAPHPDTAGRTLVHHPEESKVIRRVVDEVMSGKGISEVTRGLNSDGIPSRRGSHWSPPSLSRILRRGSLRGHATQGGDAVRDDRGLPVVVWPPLVSDEEWHALSRALSGNIAAPRLPEGGRVPLLQRLAICSSCGMPLTPRHFAHPTQPPVYMCQSRNRGRTCERPQTVTANPAEAEAERQFLDAWGDVEVIETVSEEVVPEGLDNVLDAISQTHAAMNRPGADVMELAARMVTLGEERDRLTALPSISAVQRRTGETYGEAWARSSVAERRKIMMGAGAFVTVYPAAAKGHWNPERIVVSDELAGQLDD comes from the coding sequence ATGGCGAGGGCATCCCTGCGGGTCACTGAGCCCATGTCTTCCACCCGCGCGCTCGGCTACGTCCGACTCTCTCGCGACACGGAGGCATCGACCTCGCCCGAGCGTCAGCGAAAGGACATCCGCCGGCAGATCGACGCGCGCGGGTGGGACTTCGTAGACATCATCGAGGACATAGACCAGTCCGCCACTCGAAAGAGACTGGACCGGCCAGGCATACATGAGATGCGTCGCCGCATCAGCGCTGGCGAAGCGGACGTTGTCGTGGTGTCCCGGCTGGATCGCATGGCAAGGTCCGTTGCCGACATCTCCCAGCTACTCGACGAGGGCCTCGTCATCGTCTCCGCTACGGAGAACTTCGATGCTTCCACTGCGACAGGTAAAGCCATGGTCCAGATGGCGCAGGTCTTCGCGGAGCTGGAAGCGACGGCCATTGGCGAGCGAGTTCGTTCCATGCGCCGGCACCTGCCAACTGTAGGGCGTTGGCCAGGAGGACCACCGCCCTACGGTTTCACCACTGCACCTCACCCCGATACTGCGGGTCGAACGCTTGTGCACCACCCGGAGGAGTCGAAGGTCATCCGACGAGTCGTGGACGAGGTGATGAGCGGAAAGGGCATCTCAGAGGTGACGCGCGGCCTCAACTCCGACGGCATCCCGTCGCGCCGCGGGTCTCATTGGTCGCCCCCGTCTCTCTCCCGCATCCTTCGTCGCGGATCTCTTCGGGGACATGCGACGCAGGGTGGGGACGCGGTGCGAGATGACCGCGGGCTACCGGTGGTCGTATGGCCGCCTCTCGTGAGTGACGAGGAGTGGCATGCACTGTCGCGCGCTCTGAGTGGGAACATCGCAGCGCCCCGCCTTCCCGAAGGAGGACGGGTGCCGCTACTGCAACGACTGGCTATCTGCTCATCCTGTGGCATGCCGTTGACCCCCAGACATTTCGCTCACCCGACACAGCCTCCTGTCTACATGTGCCAGTCGCGGAACCGAGGCCGCACATGCGAAAGGCCCCAGACGGTGACCGCCAATCCGGCGGAAGCGGAAGCCGAACGGCAGTTCCTCGACGCGTGGGGTGACGTCGAAGTTATCGAAACTGTCAGTGAGGAGGTCGTGCCAGAGGGGCTGGACAACGTGCTCGATGCAATCAGTCAGACCCATGCCGCGATGAACCGTCCTGGAGCGGACGTGATGGAGTTGGCCGCCAGGATGGTCACGCTGGGCGAAGAGAGGGATCGCCTTACCGCTTTGCCGTCGATTTCGGCCGTGCAGCGTCGCACTGGCGAGACTTACGGTGAGGCCTGGGCGCGATCTTCCGTCGCGGAACGTCGGAAGATCATGATGGGTGCTGGTGCGTTCGTGACCGTCTACCCCGCGGCTGCTAAGGGGCATTGGAACCCTGAGCGCATCGTCGTGTCCGACGAACTCGCTGGACAGCTGGACGACTGA
- a CDS encoding MDR family MFS transporter, with translation MTLQDSSPQTGSVPTHTVSKPGPVIALLVVSAFVVILNETTMGVALTDIMKDLGITAGVGQWLTTGFLLTMAVVIPLTGFLLSRFTIRQVYFSAMGLFALGTLIAALAPGFEFLLAGRVVQALGTGVMMPLLFTTVLTIVPASHRGRMMGVITIVIAVAPAVGPTVSGLILQALTWHAIFWIMFPIALLAIGLGLIWVRNVTETNPHARFDVLSVILSALGFGGLIYGLSSIGEAASGHAPVPVWIPIVIGAVALTVFVLRQLQLQKVDGALLDLRVFQSKSFSLAVGLVVIVMSALFGSLILLPIYLQQVLGLDTLGVGLMLLPGGVLMGAIAPVVGNLFDKFGPTPLVIPGMAIAAGALWGMATFDQGTSIVWIIAVHLALNLGLGFVFTPLMTSALGSLPSHLYPHGSAVVGTVQQVAGAAGTALFVTLMSVTLASSLSSGADQVTATANGVHTAFFVGAIVASAAVLLALFVRKPAEPAHGEGIPAGH, from the coding sequence TTGACCCTCCAAGACTCCTCGCCTCAGACCGGGTCCGTCCCAACTCACACCGTTTCGAAGCCCGGCCCAGTTATCGCGCTGCTCGTCGTCAGCGCGTTCGTCGTGATCCTCAACGAGACCACCATGGGTGTCGCGCTGACCGACATCATGAAGGACCTCGGGATCACCGCCGGGGTGGGTCAGTGGCTCACCACAGGATTTCTCTTAACTATGGCCGTGGTCATTCCGCTGACCGGTTTCCTTCTCAGCAGATTCACCATTCGTCAGGTCTACTTCTCTGCGATGGGCCTGTTCGCACTTGGCACACTCATCGCAGCGCTGGCGCCCGGCTTCGAGTTCCTCCTCGCTGGTCGCGTCGTGCAGGCGCTCGGCACTGGCGTGATGATGCCGCTGCTCTTCACCACGGTCCTCACAATCGTCCCCGCGAGTCATCGCGGCCGCATGATGGGTGTCATCACCATCGTCATCGCGGTCGCGCCGGCAGTCGGCCCGACCGTGTCAGGTCTGATCCTCCAGGCGCTGACCTGGCACGCGATCTTCTGGATCATGTTCCCCATCGCGCTGCTCGCCATCGGACTCGGACTGATCTGGGTTCGGAACGTCACGGAGACTAACCCTCACGCTCGATTCGACGTGCTGTCCGTGATTCTCTCGGCCCTCGGCTTCGGTGGTCTCATCTACGGACTTAGCAGCATCGGTGAAGCAGCATCGGGCCACGCCCCCGTGCCCGTGTGGATCCCGATTGTCATCGGCGCGGTCGCACTCACTGTGTTCGTGCTTCGTCAACTTCAGCTCCAGAAAGTCGACGGCGCTCTGCTTGACCTTCGAGTGTTCCAGAGCAAGTCGTTCAGCCTCGCCGTCGGACTCGTCGTCATCGTAATGAGCGCGCTGTTCGGTTCGCTCATCCTGCTTCCCATCTATCTGCAGCAAGTGCTCGGGCTCGACACTCTCGGCGTTGGGCTCATGCTGCTGCCTGGCGGCGTTCTGATGGGTGCCATCGCTCCCGTCGTGGGCAACCTCTTCGACAAGTTCGGCCCGACGCCGTTGGTCATCCCGGGCATGGCTATCGCGGCCGGTGCACTGTGGGGTATGGCGACGTTCGACCAGGGCACGAGCATCGTCTGGATCATCGCAGTGCACTTGGCATTGAACCTCGGTCTCGGCTTCGTGTTCACGCCGCTCATGACCTCGGCTCTCGGATCGCTCCCGTCGCACTTGTACCCGCACGGCTCTGCCGTCGTAGGGACGGTTCAGCAGGTCGCTGGTGCCGCGGGGACTGCGCTCTTCGTCACGCTCATGTCGGTCACGCTCGCATCTTCGCTGAGCTCTGGCGCTGACCAGGTGACGGCGACCGCGAACGGTGTCCACACCGCGTTCTTCGTTGGTGCCATCGTCGCCTCGGCTGCAGTCTTGCTGGCGCTTTTCGTTCGTAAGCCCGCGGAGCCTGCGCATGGCGAGGGCATCCCTGCGGGTCACTGA